In a single window of the Sesamum indicum cultivar Zhongzhi No. 13 linkage group LG16, S_indicum_v1.0, whole genome shotgun sequence genome:
- the LOC105178510 gene encoding homeobox-leucine zipper protein ROC2-like — protein MLPDLNSNASGGDESQTKRDDGINNKSSSENLDNNSINNQELKRKRYHRHTPEQIQQMEAFFKQRPNPNNNQRKELSDKLGLEPLQVKF, from the exons ATGCTTCCCGACTTGAACTCAAATGCATCCGGAGGTGATGAATCACAGACGAAGAGAGATGATGGAATTAACAATAAATCTAGCAGTGAAAATTTAGATAACAATTCCATCAACAATCAAGAGTTGAAGAGAAAGCGCTACCATCGCCACACTCCagaacaaattcaacaaatggAAGC GTTTTTCAAGCAGCGCCCAAATCCCAATAACAACCAGAGAAAAGAGCTCAGCGATAAACTGGGGCTAGAACCATTACAAGTCAAATTTTGA
- the LOC105178512 gene encoding transmembrane protein 97-like, which translates to MGALCKLVDAALFIFFLFIAIVAPLIDGQTCLPQHLFPPFLKELKSWYAQEYGDYLISEKPHFFVGIVWLELIFQWPLAVASVYGIAAAKTWSSTTCLMYGVSTLTSMVAILTELTLSNRASDQLLMMYFPFLGFAVLALLRGLLTCSGKSMTIGKRPVLNRKKRA; encoded by the exons ATGGGCGCCCTTTGCAAGCTGGTTGATGCCGCactcttcatcttcttcctctttatCGCCATTGTAGCGCCGCTCATCGACGGCCAGACGTGCCTTCCCCAGCACCTCTTTCCTCCCTTTTTGAAGGAGCTCAAGAGCTGGTACGCGCAAGAGTATGGCGACTACTTGATCTCTGAAAAGCCACATTTCTTTGTGGGGATTGTTTGGTTGGAGCTTATCTTCCAGTGGCCTCTCGCTGTTGCCTCTGTGTATGGCATTGCTGCTGCCAAGACTTGGTCCAGCACCACCTGTTTGATGTATGGGGTCTCCACTTTGACTTCCATg GTTGCCATACTAACCGAGCTGACATTGTCCAACCGAGCATCTGATCAGCTGTTAATGATGTACTTCCCGTTTTTGGGCTTCGCGGTTCTTGCTTTGTTACGTGGTCTGCTCACTTGTTCAGGCAAGAGCATGACAATCGGAAAGAGACCTGTACTAAATAGAAAGAAGAGGGCTTGA